The following is a genomic window from Paenibacillus thiaminolyticus.
ATCCGCCTAGCGGCTGCTCCTTCCGGATGCGATGCCCGTATGCGACCAGGACTTGCGCCGAGCGCAAGCCTGACTTCCAGGAAGCGAAGCCGGGACATTTTGTCGCCTGTCACCAGGCCTAAGCCAACTGCGATCCGCCGCAGGAGACAGAGCAGAAGATACAAGTAGAAGCTATACAAGAAGAAGATACAATATAGAAGATACAATATAGAAGATACAGGGATACGACAGAAGTTACGACAGAAGTTGTGATAGAAGATGTGACAGGAGGCCGAACGCGTTCCGTTCAGCCTCCCCTGCGGCGCGATCCGCATCATCCCGTTCCGGCTTGCGAAGCCGTCTGCTCCGCCCATCATCGGTTGCTACGCTTCGTTCCGCGCGGCGCCGAGCGGACAAGCCAATGAGCGGCATCTTCGCCGAACCAGACCTCATCCTCGCCCGCCGCGTTCATGCTTGTAGCAAATAAGAAGACAACTGAAACAGATCGCTGCAGATGAACCGGGTATGGGGGAAGCTGCCCCGCTTGTTCTTCCGGTTCAGCCAGACTGCATCGATTCCGACATTCGTTGCGCCCCCCACATCGCCGCTCAAAGAATCCCCGATATGCAGCACATCCGCCCCCTTTACGCCGAACTGCTCTAGAGCGGAGCGGAACATCTCCGGCCGCGGCTTGTAGGCGCGGACATCCTCGCTCGTAATGACCCCGTCCACCTGTAAAGCATGCAGGCGCAGAGCCGCCTCGATATCGGCCCGGTCCGTATTCGACAAAATATAGACCGGATAGGATTGGCGGGCCTGTTCCACGAACCGTCTCGCATCCTCGTACAGGTTAGGCTGCTCCCAATTGGCGTATTGCAGCGCCAGCAGATCGTCCGGCCGGCTGAACGAATCGAAATAAATCAGCGTCTCGGCCAGGCATTCCCACGCGAGCTGGCGCTGGCTCTGATAAGCGCTGCCGTAGCTCTCGAGAAGCAGTCTGGACAAGCTCTGCCACCAGTAAGTGCCAATCTCCTGCAGGCTGCATGCCCGGCGGGAATTCACCTGGATATTACGGAACACAATCTGCAAAATGTTCTCATCTTCCCATGCCAGCGTTCCATAGAAGTTAATAAATAGGGCCTTGTACTTCGCCATGAACGTCCCATCCCCTTACCCGTATGACTTCTGGCCGATGTTCCGTATGAATGCGCCTCGCCTGTACCTGCCCGCACGTTCCGGGCCTGGCTGCCTGCACTGAAGAATCCCGCCGAGAAGCGTCGAGAATACTTTCAGTATAGCAAACCCGTTCCGCAAGAAGAGAGTCATTTCCTGAAAAAGGGACTTGGGGCCTCCCGGATAGGCTGACTGACCTAGGAATGCGGGGCGGCTCTTTCTTCATTCAGCTCCTTCCGCCCCATCACTCCTTCCGCCCCGCCACGAAGATGAGCCAGAGCGCGGCAAGCAAGCGGCATGGCA
Proteins encoded in this region:
- a CDS encoding HAD family hydrolase, giving the protein MAKYKALFINFYGTLAWEDENILQIVFRNIQVNSRRACSLQEIGTYWWQSLSRLLLESYGSAYQSQRQLAWECLAETLIYFDSFSRPDDLLALQYANWEQPNLYEDARRFVEQARQSYPVYILSNTDRADIEAALRLHALQVDGVITSEDVRAYKPRPEMFRSALEQFGVKGADVLHIGDSLSGDVGGATNVGIDAVWLNRKNKRGSFPHTRFICSDLFQLSSYLLQA